CCCGATGTGGAACCCGCTCATCACCTTCTTCGGCGGCACCCCTCAGATGAAACCAGTAGCACACGACGCACCAGATACGGTCATGCTGATCATTGGCATTCTCGCAGTGATCGCTGGAGTCGCCTTCACCTACATCAATCGCCCTCGCCGCTTCTTCTTTTAGAAAGAAAAAGAGATTTTACACAGAGAAAGATGAGACACAGAGAAAGAAGAGAGGATCATCTTTTCTGCGATGCAGAAAAAAATGGATGCTCTGCCGCTTTGCGGCATTTTTTCTTCTCATCCCTCTCTGTGTCTCTGTGATCTCTGTGTAAATCTCCCTTTCTCCACAAAAAAAAATCTAGAGTCAATTATCCATGGGTTGGGCGAAGAGATTTAGGGCTTCGAAGAGCCTGCGGTAGTCACCATGCTTGTCGGACTTGCGTATTTTGCATTCGATAACTCTGTCTACTCCCGTAATATCGCGCGCATACTCCTCGGTATAATTTATGATCACGAGGGTAAAATCTAGAGAGGGAAAGTAGCGCTGTAGCGCCTCTTTGAGAGCCTCAGCCTCTTCTTTTGTAATGCGCGCATGCCTCTCTTGAGCCCAGTAGGAGTGAGGGTCATTCTCAAAATCAAAAGCGGTTCGGATGAAAAAGACCTTTCCCGGGTAGCTTGCAAGCTGCCTGAATCTATCAATTCGCCTCTCATACTTGTTCTGGATGTAGCTTAGCTGCTGGACAAATCTTAGAATGCTACTCTCGTGATCGAGAAATGGCCACTCGTGCCTGAACTCAACCTGATAGCAAGTGTTTTCTAAATAGTCGGGCCGATATGGATGTTGGATGATCTGCTCTTCAGATACGAAATGTTGAAAATCCTCATCGAGCAGCTGTATGAATCCCTTCGCATCAAAAGTTGTTATCCAATCAAACGGGTAGGCCTTCAATCTCAAACCGTTTTCTCTTAACTTCACAGCGACTTCGCAGTGAGATCCTAAGCTGACAAAAAGCGGCGGGCTCTCAGCATTAAGAGCGCCAATAAGAAGAGTGAACCCCAAGAGATAAAGTTTCATCAGAACGCCAGATCGGATCTGTGAGATTTACGCAGATTAAGAAGAATATTACATAGGCGCTTAAAATCCTCGCGCTTATGAAATCTGCGGATCTTGCACTCGATGATTCCATTTAATATTCTGATCTTAGGAGCGCTCTCTTCAGTAAAGTTGATCACAACGAGGGTAAATCTCAAATTGGGAAAGAAGCGGTCGAGGGCTTCTCTTAAAGACCAGGCCTGTTCATCGTTGATTCTTACATGACTTTCGCTTCCCCAGAGTGGCGCTACGCCACCGTCAGAATCAAAGGCAGCGCGGATGAAAAAGACTCTTCGAGAAGAGTGTGCGAGCTTTCTAAAGCGAGAGATTCTCTTCTTAAAATGGCAGTCGAGATGTTCTATCTGGTGCCTAAAGCTTCCGAAATCTTGCCACTCACTATCAAACGGTCTATCCATTTCGAATTCGATCTCAAAGCGAGAGTTGGCAAAGATCGAGTTGTGAAATGGGTGTTGAAAGCAGCACTCCTCATCGAGAAATTGAAAGAAATCCTCATCAAGCACTCGAATGAGACACTGGTTGTTTAACATGCGTATGCAGTCGAAGGGATAGCTCTTTGGATAGAGCTGATTCTCCCTCAGCAGATTGGCGACTTCGCAATCAGCTCCTAAACTTACAAAGATGGGGGCTTTCTTCGACTCTTTTGCCGACAAACTCCCTAACAAGAACAGAAAGAGAAGCATCCAACGCATGCGCTAACTCCGCACAAAGTAGACCTCTTATACACGGACCAGGGAAATTAATTAAGAAGAACAAAGCTCTTACTAAAAATTTTATTGCTTGATACTCTAACGAATGAATAAAATTCAGAATTGAAAAACTCGCCAGTGAGAGACATGTTTAAAAAGTTCTCAATCGCACTTTTCGGATCACTTCTCCTTTCTGTATCGATGTATGCCGAAGAGGCCGCTGATGAAGCAGCAGCCGATGCGAAAAAGTATAATCTCTCTGTCTGTGCGATTTTTAAGAATGAGGCGCGCTATCTAAAAGAGTGGCTTGAGTACCACCTCCTTGTCGGTGTAGACCACTTCTACCTATATAGCAACAACACAGTAGACCGCTCTCCTAACATCCTTAAATCCTATATCAAAAAAGGGATTGTAACTCTGGTATACTGGCCAGATTTTTTAGGAGAAGTCGATGAAGAAAACGCCTACAAGTGGGCGCTTTCAACACAGATTCCCGTCTACGAGAATGCGATCCATTGCACAGCGAAGAATGAGACCGAATGGCTTGCAATCTTAGATATCAGCGAGTTTCTCGTTCCCATCCAATCGATGAAGCTTACAGATCTTCTCGAGCAATACAGCGAATACCCAGGCGTAACTCTCCGAAGTGACTTCTTCGATGCATCGAGAATCGACATCGTTCCCAAGAGAAATCTGGTTATCGAAACAGTGGAGATGATCGGCAAGCCAGAGATGAATATTCAAAAGAGCGTTGAGAAGACGATCTTCAAGCCAGCGCTTGTTACTAGCTTTTCCTGGGCTCCTTACAAGTGCAACTTCATCGATGAGAAGGAAGCCATCGCGCTAAATGGAAGCGACGTACGCATCAACCACTATGCGAATCGCTACATGGGATACCTTCAATTTACGGCTGCAAGAAACAAGCTGTATATCGACAATCGCATGCTCTCTGATAGTAGAACGAGAGAGCTTCTTCAAGGGAACTATGAGATTGAAGATCAAGAGCGCGTGATCCATCGCTTCATTCCCGAAATGCTGAAACGCATGGGCTTCAACTCCACTTGGAAGTGGGAGTAAAACGAAGAGTTTTCACACAGAGATAACAGAGGTCTTTCGGCCTACTACTAAATTTTTTCTTTCAGTAATTTTCCATTTTAATCTAGCATGGCCACTCTGTTTTTTAAGGGGAGATAACATGAGAGCTCTGCTTCCTATTTTTGCGCTATGTTTCAGCAGCTTGCACGCCGATATCGAAGACCACTTCAAGCCAGCGCTCAATAAGTCCGATGTTCACAAGATGAAAAATATCGACTTCATCTACACGATCAATTTGGACCAGAGACCTGAAAAGTTCGCCTCCTGTGTCGAGCAGCTTGAGCCTTATGGCATCCTCCCCTATCGCTTCTCTGCTGTTAATGGTTGGGAGCTCACTTTAGAGCAGATCGATGAACTGGGCATTAAATATGAGCCGTGGATGACAAGCGGAAAGTGGGGCACCTGCTACCCCATTGGCGGCGACGGGACTCCACAGCACTTTATCGTTGAAGAGGTTGGAAAGACCTACTTTTCCCACTGCATGTCGAAAGGAGCCATCGGCATCGCACTCAGCCACCTTTCGATCCTGCAAGATGCTTACGACTCGGGATATGAGACGATCTGGGTGATGGAGGATGACATCGAGGTAATTCAGAATCCTCATGTGCTCTCTGATTTAATTGAAAAGCTCGATGCTCTCGTCGGCAAAGATGGGTGGGATATTCTCTTTACAGACCAAGACACTAAAAACAGCCAAGGAGCTTACGTCCCTTGCAGCTCATACGCC
Above is a genomic segment from Chlamydiales bacterium containing:
- a CDS encoding glycosyltransferase family 92 protein — encoded protein: MFKKFSIALFGSLLLSVSMYAEEAADEAAADAKKYNLSVCAIFKNEARYLKEWLEYHLLVGVDHFYLYSNNTVDRSPNILKSYIKKGIVTLVYWPDFLGEVDEENAYKWALSTQIPVYENAIHCTAKNETEWLAILDISEFLVPIQSMKLTDLLEQYSEYPGVTLRSDFFDASRIDIVPKRNLVIETVEMIGKPEMNIQKSVEKTIFKPALVTSFSWAPYKCNFIDEKEAIALNGSDVRINHYANRYMGYLQFTAARNKLYIDNRMLSDSRTRELLQGNYEIEDQERVIHRFIPEMLKRMGFNSTWKWE
- a CDS encoding glycosyltransferase family 25 protein: MRALLPIFALCFSSLHADIEDHFKPALNKSDVHKMKNIDFIYTINLDQRPEKFASCVEQLEPYGILPYRFSAVNGWELTLEQIDELGIKYEPWMTSGKWGTCYPIGGDGTPQHFIVEEVGKTYFSHCMSKGAIGIALSHLSILQDAYDSGYETIWVMEDDIEVIQNPHVLSDLIEKLDALVGKDGWDILFTDQDTKNSQGAYVPCSSYAWRPNFAPVNPYRFADRKDMSPDFRRIGSRYGAYTMIVRRSGMKKILRFFKNYHIFLPFDMEYTQPEGIRLFTVIDDVISTQPRALSDNGAPNYKKP